The proteins below come from a single Phocoena sinus isolate mPhoSin1 chromosome 2, mPhoSin1.pri, whole genome shotgun sequence genomic window:
- the EXOC3L4 gene encoding exocyst complex component 3-like protein 4 isoform X4 has protein sequence MGFCVCSWGLGTPQGFLSLLFAPSSAAAKMPSPQSVASGPELHSPREPVVPQIPAQGTRKANSEDASSAHREGLRPGLGTLLRAFSKASQRASGCTPQEDPGLLRRSSRLLFRSLRRARDEGPAADQTQATTGPGVAHGREASSRAMDGVSPQSSTGAGPAELEDKSVADLITERKLLAAFEQLRHLETRLVAEKASRTFEQDPTGFARRAMDLCLHYDGLAAEIGAIVLETLGPDGVDAAVLAELAHVVRAEEEAHPEPPADGDFLCTPRHWRQHWEDAVRRSARERVQQVSTGEAPGTAEGASGLAQLLAELGRLVRHDLQKVQLEVHPAYAAAGYPAWEAYLRAFHGAVAQRLQELAHDAHGCEQLYVLLDWASNVYSSPDFLGSQDLALPSEPLPPLLAPDVWARLESDYTSFLETKIASCFDGILQVEQSRWVAAEAPDVLQGHYHTPLSIDVHMLVAEHVKAAGAISAELEATTLQICTRALGLFLPRFEKAFLESGAVSEPNLCANINACEEFRTHLLARFPGSLEELEKPLVAATCAFQKRLLQDLQGDVQPLFKVLCTKAWLTQDVLQPLLDKVVAFAGHLERVVPPRAQVWGGCRAVVGACPGPLLLTLTQTPALAAQETLQEVHRYVVREYLAQALRPHERFRGVERVSGSQKMGLDAQAIGSTFQGLGSEATWLGRAIPCVADILGETYKDDIRRHLETLIRSYPDIRRDHVLAILALRRLGHRRNQHLLTHAQDLLRAAAKAEGPGAAGGHVLFEEIEVPTSMDVLITCI, from the exons ATGGGTTTCTGTGTCTGCTCCTGGGGGCTAGGCACCCCCCAGGGCTTCCTGAGCCTCCTTTTCGCCCCCAGCTCTGCTGCCGCCAAGATGCCGTCGCCTCAGTCAGTGGCCTCTGGGCCGGAGCTGCACAGCCCCAGGGAGCCTGTGGTACCCCAGATCCCAGCTCAGGGCACTCGGAAGGCAAACAGCGAGGATGCGTCCAGCGCCCATCGTGAGGGCTTGAGGCCTGGCCTGGGCACCCTTCTGCGGGCCTTCTCAAAGGCAAGCCAGCGGGCTTCAGGCTGCACACCCCAGGAGGACCCAGGCCTGCTCAGGCGCAGCTCCCGCCTCTTGTTCCGGTCTTTACGGCGTGCTCGGGACGAGGGCCCGGCTGCTGACCAGACCCAGGCTACCACTGGGCCAGGGGTGGCCCATGGCCGGGAGGCGTCCTCAAGGGCCATGGACGGTGTCAGCCCGCAGTCATCCACTGGGGCGGGGCCTGCGGAACTAGAAG ACAAATCTGTGGCTGACCTCATCACGGAGCGGAAACTGCTGGCGGCCTTCGAGCAGCTGCGGCACCTCGAGACTCGGCTAGTGGCCGAGAAAGCCTCGCGCACCTTCGAGCAGGACCCCACGGGCTTTGCGCGGCGCGCCATGGACCTGTGCCTGCACTACGACGGGCTGGCTGCGGAGATCGGCGCCATCGTGCTCGAGACCCTGGGCCCGGACGGCGTGGACGCGGCCGTGCTCGCGGAGCTGGCCCACGTGGTGCGCGCGGAAGAGGAGGCCCACCCAGAGCCCCCTGCAGACGGCGACTTTCTGTGCACGCCGCGCCACTGGCGCCAGCACTGGGAGGACGCAGTGCGCCGGAGTGCGCGTGAGCGCGTGCAGCAGGTGAGCACGGGGGAGGCCCCGGGGACAGCCGAGGGTGCCTCCGGCTTGGCCCAGCTTCTGGCCGAGCTCGGCCGCTTGGTTCGCCACGACCTGCAGAAGGTGCAGCTGGAGGTGCACCCGGCTTACGCGGCCGCCGGCTATCCCGCGTGGGAGGCCTACCTGCGCGCCTTCCACGGCGCAGTGGCCCAGCGCCTCCAGGAGCTGGCACACGACGCCCATGGCTGCGAGCAGCTCTACGTCCTGCTGGACTGGGCCTCCAATGTCTACAGCAG TCCTGATTTCCTGGGCTcccaggacctggctctgccctcGGAGCCGCTGCCCCCACTCCTGGCACCCGATGTGTGGGCCCGACTCGAGAGCGACTACACCAGCTTCCTGGAG ACCAAGATCGCGAGCTGCTTCGATGGCATCCTGCAGGTAGAACAGAGTCGCTGGGTGGCTGCCGAGGCCCCCGACGTGCTGCAGGGCCACTACCATACGCCGCTGTCCATCGACGTACACATG CTCGTGGCAGAGCACGTGAAGGCAGCCGGCGCCATCTCCGCGGAGCTGGAGGCCACCACCTTGCAGATCTGCACGCGGGCCCTTGGCCTCTTCCTGCCCAG GTTTGAAAAGGCTTTCCTGGAGTCGGGGGCGGTGAGCGAGCCTAACCTGTGCGCCAACATCAATGCCTGCGAGGAGTTCAG AACTCATCTTCTGGCCAGGTTCCCAGGAAGCCTTGAAGAGCTGGAGAAGCCCCTGGTGGCTGCCACCTGCGCCTTTCAGAAGCGGCTGCTCCAGGACTTGCAGGGTGATGTGCAG ccgcTCTTCAAGGTCCTGTGCACCAAGGCCTGGCTGACACAGGACGTGCTGCAGCCCCTCCTGGACAAGGTGGTGGCATTCGCCGGCCACCTCGAGCGTGTGGTCCCGCCCCGGGCGCAGGTATGGGGGGGGTGCCGAGCTGTGGTGGGGGCATGCCCAGGGCCCCTACTGTTGACTCTGACCCAGACTCCCGCTTTGGCCGCCCAGGAGACTCTGCAGGAGGTACACCGGTACGTCGTCCGCGAGTACCTGGCGCAGGCGCTGAGGCCCCACGAGCGGTTCCGGGGTGTGGAGCGCGTGAGTGGCTCCCAGAAGATGGGCCTGGACGCCCAGGCCATTGGCAGCACCTTCCAGGGCCTG GGCTCTGAGGCCACTTGGTTGGGCCGAGCTATCCCGTGCGTGGCGGACATACTGGGCGAGACTTACAAAGACGACATCCGGCGGCACCTAGAGACACTCATCCGGAGCTACCCCGACATCAG GCGGGACCACGTGCTGGCCATTCTAGCGCTGCGCCGACTGGGCCACCGTCGGAACCAGCACCTCCTGACGCACGCCCAGGACCTGCTGAGGGCCGCGGCCAAGGCAGAGGGCCCCGGCGCTGCTGGGGGTCACGTGCTCTTCGAGGAGATCGAGGTGCCCACCTCCATGGATGTGCTCATCACCTGCATCTAG
- the EXOC3L4 gene encoding exocyst complex component 3-like protein 4 isoform X5, translated as MGFCVCSWGLGTPQGFLSLLFAPSSAAAKMPSPQSVASGPELHSPREPVVPQIPAQGTRKANSEDASSAHREGLRPGLGTLLRAFSKASQRASGCTPQEDPGLLRRSSRLLFRSLRRARDEGPAADQTQATTGPGVAHGREASSRAMDGVSPQSSTGAGPAELEDKSVADLITERKLLAAFEQLRHLETRLVAEKASRTFEQDPTGFARRAMDLCLHYDGLAAEIGAIVLETLGPDGVDAAVLAELAHVVRAEEEAHPEPPADGDFLCTPRHWRQHWEDAVRRSARERVQQVSTGEAPGTAEGASGLAQLLAELGRLVRHDLQKVQLEVHPAYAAAGYPAWEAYLRAFHGAVAQRLQELAHDAHGCEQLYVLLDWASNVYSSPDFLGSQDLALPSEPLPPLLAPDVWARLESDYTSFLETKIASCFDGILQVEQSRWVAAEAPDVLQGHYHTPLSIDVHMLVAEHVKAAGAISAELEATTLQICTRALGLFLPRFEKAFLESGAVSEPNLCANINACEEFRTHLLARFPGSLEELEKPLVAATCAFQKRLLQDLQGDVQPLFKVLCTKAWLTQDVLQPLLDKVVAFAGHLERVVPPRAQETLQEVHRYVVREYLAQALRPHERFRGVERVSGSQKMGLDAQAIGSTFQGLGSEATWLGRAIPCVADILGETYKDDIRRHLETLIRSYPDIRRDHVLAILALRRLGHRRNQHLLTHAQDLLRAAAKAEGPGAAGGHVLFEEIEVPTSMDVLITCI; from the exons ATGGGTTTCTGTGTCTGCTCCTGGGGGCTAGGCACCCCCCAGGGCTTCCTGAGCCTCCTTTTCGCCCCCAGCTCTGCTGCCGCCAAGATGCCGTCGCCTCAGTCAGTGGCCTCTGGGCCGGAGCTGCACAGCCCCAGGGAGCCTGTGGTACCCCAGATCCCAGCTCAGGGCACTCGGAAGGCAAACAGCGAGGATGCGTCCAGCGCCCATCGTGAGGGCTTGAGGCCTGGCCTGGGCACCCTTCTGCGGGCCTTCTCAAAGGCAAGCCAGCGGGCTTCAGGCTGCACACCCCAGGAGGACCCAGGCCTGCTCAGGCGCAGCTCCCGCCTCTTGTTCCGGTCTTTACGGCGTGCTCGGGACGAGGGCCCGGCTGCTGACCAGACCCAGGCTACCACTGGGCCAGGGGTGGCCCATGGCCGGGAGGCGTCCTCAAGGGCCATGGACGGTGTCAGCCCGCAGTCATCCACTGGGGCGGGGCCTGCGGAACTAGAAG ACAAATCTGTGGCTGACCTCATCACGGAGCGGAAACTGCTGGCGGCCTTCGAGCAGCTGCGGCACCTCGAGACTCGGCTAGTGGCCGAGAAAGCCTCGCGCACCTTCGAGCAGGACCCCACGGGCTTTGCGCGGCGCGCCATGGACCTGTGCCTGCACTACGACGGGCTGGCTGCGGAGATCGGCGCCATCGTGCTCGAGACCCTGGGCCCGGACGGCGTGGACGCGGCCGTGCTCGCGGAGCTGGCCCACGTGGTGCGCGCGGAAGAGGAGGCCCACCCAGAGCCCCCTGCAGACGGCGACTTTCTGTGCACGCCGCGCCACTGGCGCCAGCACTGGGAGGACGCAGTGCGCCGGAGTGCGCGTGAGCGCGTGCAGCAGGTGAGCACGGGGGAGGCCCCGGGGACAGCCGAGGGTGCCTCCGGCTTGGCCCAGCTTCTGGCCGAGCTCGGCCGCTTGGTTCGCCACGACCTGCAGAAGGTGCAGCTGGAGGTGCACCCGGCTTACGCGGCCGCCGGCTATCCCGCGTGGGAGGCCTACCTGCGCGCCTTCCACGGCGCAGTGGCCCAGCGCCTCCAGGAGCTGGCACACGACGCCCATGGCTGCGAGCAGCTCTACGTCCTGCTGGACTGGGCCTCCAATGTCTACAGCAG TCCTGATTTCCTGGGCTcccaggacctggctctgccctcGGAGCCGCTGCCCCCACTCCTGGCACCCGATGTGTGGGCCCGACTCGAGAGCGACTACACCAGCTTCCTGGAG ACCAAGATCGCGAGCTGCTTCGATGGCATCCTGCAGGTAGAACAGAGTCGCTGGGTGGCTGCCGAGGCCCCCGACGTGCTGCAGGGCCACTACCATACGCCGCTGTCCATCGACGTACACATG CTCGTGGCAGAGCACGTGAAGGCAGCCGGCGCCATCTCCGCGGAGCTGGAGGCCACCACCTTGCAGATCTGCACGCGGGCCCTTGGCCTCTTCCTGCCCAG GTTTGAAAAGGCTTTCCTGGAGTCGGGGGCGGTGAGCGAGCCTAACCTGTGCGCCAACATCAATGCCTGCGAGGAGTTCAG AACTCATCTTCTGGCCAGGTTCCCAGGAAGCCTTGAAGAGCTGGAGAAGCCCCTGGTGGCTGCCACCTGCGCCTTTCAGAAGCGGCTGCTCCAGGACTTGCAGGGTGATGTGCAG ccgcTCTTCAAGGTCCTGTGCACCAAGGCCTGGCTGACACAGGACGTGCTGCAGCCCCTCCTGGACAAGGTGGTGGCATTCGCCGGCCACCTCGAGCGTGTGGTCCCGCCCCGGGCGCAG GAGACTCTGCAGGAGGTACACCGGTACGTCGTCCGCGAGTACCTGGCGCAGGCGCTGAGGCCCCACGAGCGGTTCCGGGGTGTGGAGCGCGTGAGTGGCTCCCAGAAGATGGGCCTGGACGCCCAGGCCATTGGCAGCACCTTCCAGGGCCTG GGCTCTGAGGCCACTTGGTTGGGCCGAGCTATCCCGTGCGTGGCGGACATACTGGGCGAGACTTACAAAGACGACATCCGGCGGCACCTAGAGACACTCATCCGGAGCTACCCCGACATCAG GCGGGACCACGTGCTGGCCATTCTAGCGCTGCGCCGACTGGGCCACCGTCGGAACCAGCACCTCCTGACGCACGCCCAGGACCTGCTGAGGGCCGCGGCCAAGGCAGAGGGCCCCGGCGCTGCTGGGGGTCACGTGCTCTTCGAGGAGATCGAGGTGCCCACCTCCATGGATGTGCTCATCACCTGCATCTAG
- the EXOC3L4 gene encoding exocyst complex component 3-like protein 4 isoform X1, giving the protein MGFCVCSWGLGTPQGFLSLLFAPSSAAAKMPSPQSVASGPELHSPREPVVPQIPAQGTRKANSEDASSAHREGLRPGLGTLLRAFSKASQRASGCTPQEDPGLLRRSSRLLFRSLRRARDEGPAADQTQATTGPGVAHGREASSRAMDGVSPQSSTGAGPAELEDKSVADLITERKLLAAFEQLRHLETRLVAEKASRTFEQDPTGFARRAMDLCLHYDGLAAEIGAIVLETLGPDGVDAAVLAELAHVVRAEEEAHPEPPADGDFLCTPRHWRQHWEDAVRRSARERVQQVSTGEAPGTAEGASGLAQLLAELGRLVRHDLQKVQLEVHPAYAAAGYPAWEAYLRAFHGAVAQRLQELAHDAHGCEQLYVLLDWASNVYSSPDFLGSQDLALPSEPLPPLLAPDVWARLESDYTSFLETKIASCFDGILQVEQSRWVAAEAPDVLQGHYHTPLSIDVHMLVAEHVKAAGAISAELEATTLQICTRALGLFLPRFEKAFLESGAVSEPNLCANINACEEFRTHLLARFPGSLEELEKPLVAATCAFQKRLLQDLQGDVQPLFKVLCTKAWLTQDVLQPLLDKVVAFAGHLERVVPPRAQVWGGCRAVVGACPGPLLLTLTQTPALAAQETLQEVHRYVVREYLAQALRPHERFRGVERVSGSQKMGLDAQAIGSTFQGLVGALSGCPTCRPPRGGLQRGDPPLAPPILISARPCKSPCGAGFVGSDSAHSPPAERGWWGRHFAYVCIHLHVVCGVCGKGMRVAAPSDGWELWKTSPEPLTLSSSRVCSLHIHLLSGLLVPHPLYDSRQDLPAGPRFTHLSRFWKTPPCSVVGEGR; this is encoded by the exons ATGGGTTTCTGTGTCTGCTCCTGGGGGCTAGGCACCCCCCAGGGCTTCCTGAGCCTCCTTTTCGCCCCCAGCTCTGCTGCCGCCAAGATGCCGTCGCCTCAGTCAGTGGCCTCTGGGCCGGAGCTGCACAGCCCCAGGGAGCCTGTGGTACCCCAGATCCCAGCTCAGGGCACTCGGAAGGCAAACAGCGAGGATGCGTCCAGCGCCCATCGTGAGGGCTTGAGGCCTGGCCTGGGCACCCTTCTGCGGGCCTTCTCAAAGGCAAGCCAGCGGGCTTCAGGCTGCACACCCCAGGAGGACCCAGGCCTGCTCAGGCGCAGCTCCCGCCTCTTGTTCCGGTCTTTACGGCGTGCTCGGGACGAGGGCCCGGCTGCTGACCAGACCCAGGCTACCACTGGGCCAGGGGTGGCCCATGGCCGGGAGGCGTCCTCAAGGGCCATGGACGGTGTCAGCCCGCAGTCATCCACTGGGGCGGGGCCTGCGGAACTAGAAG ACAAATCTGTGGCTGACCTCATCACGGAGCGGAAACTGCTGGCGGCCTTCGAGCAGCTGCGGCACCTCGAGACTCGGCTAGTGGCCGAGAAAGCCTCGCGCACCTTCGAGCAGGACCCCACGGGCTTTGCGCGGCGCGCCATGGACCTGTGCCTGCACTACGACGGGCTGGCTGCGGAGATCGGCGCCATCGTGCTCGAGACCCTGGGCCCGGACGGCGTGGACGCGGCCGTGCTCGCGGAGCTGGCCCACGTGGTGCGCGCGGAAGAGGAGGCCCACCCAGAGCCCCCTGCAGACGGCGACTTTCTGTGCACGCCGCGCCACTGGCGCCAGCACTGGGAGGACGCAGTGCGCCGGAGTGCGCGTGAGCGCGTGCAGCAGGTGAGCACGGGGGAGGCCCCGGGGACAGCCGAGGGTGCCTCCGGCTTGGCCCAGCTTCTGGCCGAGCTCGGCCGCTTGGTTCGCCACGACCTGCAGAAGGTGCAGCTGGAGGTGCACCCGGCTTACGCGGCCGCCGGCTATCCCGCGTGGGAGGCCTACCTGCGCGCCTTCCACGGCGCAGTGGCCCAGCGCCTCCAGGAGCTGGCACACGACGCCCATGGCTGCGAGCAGCTCTACGTCCTGCTGGACTGGGCCTCCAATGTCTACAGCAG TCCTGATTTCCTGGGCTcccaggacctggctctgccctcGGAGCCGCTGCCCCCACTCCTGGCACCCGATGTGTGGGCCCGACTCGAGAGCGACTACACCAGCTTCCTGGAG ACCAAGATCGCGAGCTGCTTCGATGGCATCCTGCAGGTAGAACAGAGTCGCTGGGTGGCTGCCGAGGCCCCCGACGTGCTGCAGGGCCACTACCATACGCCGCTGTCCATCGACGTACACATG CTCGTGGCAGAGCACGTGAAGGCAGCCGGCGCCATCTCCGCGGAGCTGGAGGCCACCACCTTGCAGATCTGCACGCGGGCCCTTGGCCTCTTCCTGCCCAG GTTTGAAAAGGCTTTCCTGGAGTCGGGGGCGGTGAGCGAGCCTAACCTGTGCGCCAACATCAATGCCTGCGAGGAGTTCAG AACTCATCTTCTGGCCAGGTTCCCAGGAAGCCTTGAAGAGCTGGAGAAGCCCCTGGTGGCTGCCACCTGCGCCTTTCAGAAGCGGCTGCTCCAGGACTTGCAGGGTGATGTGCAG ccgcTCTTCAAGGTCCTGTGCACCAAGGCCTGGCTGACACAGGACGTGCTGCAGCCCCTCCTGGACAAGGTGGTGGCATTCGCCGGCCACCTCGAGCGTGTGGTCCCGCCCCGGGCGCAGGTATGGGGGGGGTGCCGAGCTGTGGTGGGGGCATGCCCAGGGCCCCTACTGTTGACTCTGACCCAGACTCCCGCTTTGGCCGCCCAGGAGACTCTGCAGGAGGTACACCGGTACGTCGTCCGCGAGTACCTGGCGCAGGCGCTGAGGCCCCACGAGCGGTTCCGGGGTGTGGAGCGCGTGAGTGGCTCCCAGAAGATGGGCCTGGACGCCCAGGCCATTGGCAGCACCTTCCAGGGCCTGGTAGGAGCGTTGTCTGGCTGCCCGACGTGCCGGCCTCCTCGGGGGGGCCTCCAGCGTGGGGACCCTCCACTAGCACCCCCCATTCTCATTTCCGCTCGCCCCTGTAAGAGCCCCTGCGGGGCAGGCTTTGTCGGAAGTGATTCTGCGCACTCTCCCCCAGCCGAGCGGGGCTGGTGGGGACGACACTTTGCATACGTTTGCATTCATTTGCATGTAGTTTGTGGGGTGTGTGGGAAAGGGATGAGGGTCGCAGCCCCGTCTGATGGGTGGGAACTATGGAAGACCTCTCCTGAGCCCCTGACCCTGAGCAGTTCGAGAGTCTGCTCCCTACACATACACCTCTTATCTGGGCTGCTGGTCCCCCACCCGCTGTACGACTCCAGGCAGGACTTGCCCGCGGGGCCTCGGTTTACCCATCTGAGCAGATTCTGGAAGACACCTCCGTGCTCTGTCGTGGGGGAGGGAAGATGA
- the EXOC3L4 gene encoding exocyst complex component 3-like protein 4 isoform X3, which produces MGFCVCSWGLGTPQGFLSLLFAPSSAAAKMPSPQSVASGPELHSPREPVVPQIPAQGTRKANSEDASSAHREGLRPGLGTLLRAFSKASQRASGCTPQEDPGLLRRSSRLLFRSLRRARDEGPAADQTQATTGPGVAHGREASSRAMDGVSPQSSTGAGPAELEDKSVADLITERKLLAAFEQLRHLETRLVAEKASRTFEQDPTGFARRAMDLCLHYDGLAAEIGAIVLETLGPDGVDAAVLAELAHVVRAEEEAHPEPPADGDFLCTPRHWRQHWEDAVRRSARERVQQVSTGEAPGTAEGASGLAQLLAELGRLVRHDLQKVQLEVHPAYAAAGYPAWEAYLRAFHGAVAQRLQELAHDAHGCEQLYVLLDWASNVYSSPDFLGSQDLALPSEPLPPLLAPDVWARLESDYTSFLETKIASCFDGILQVEQSRWVAAEAPDVLQGHYHTPLSIDVHMLVAEHVKAAGAISAELEATTLQICTRALGLFLPRFEKAFLESGAVSEPNLCANINACEEFRTHLLARFPGSLEELEKPLVAATCAFQKRLLQDLQGDVQPLFKVLCTKAWLTQDVLQPLLDKVVAFAGHLERVVPPRAQETLQEVHRYVVREYLAQALRPHERFRGVERVSGSQKMGLDAQAIGSTFQGLVGALSGCPTCRPPRGGLQRGDPPLAPPILISARPCKSPCGAGFVGSDSAHSPPAERGWWGRHFAYVCIHLHVVCGVCGKGMRVAAPSDGWELWKTSPEPLTLSSSRVCSLHIHLLSGLLVPHPLYDSRQDLPAGPRFTHLSRFWKTPPCSVVGEGR; this is translated from the exons ATGGGTTTCTGTGTCTGCTCCTGGGGGCTAGGCACCCCCCAGGGCTTCCTGAGCCTCCTTTTCGCCCCCAGCTCTGCTGCCGCCAAGATGCCGTCGCCTCAGTCAGTGGCCTCTGGGCCGGAGCTGCACAGCCCCAGGGAGCCTGTGGTACCCCAGATCCCAGCTCAGGGCACTCGGAAGGCAAACAGCGAGGATGCGTCCAGCGCCCATCGTGAGGGCTTGAGGCCTGGCCTGGGCACCCTTCTGCGGGCCTTCTCAAAGGCAAGCCAGCGGGCTTCAGGCTGCACACCCCAGGAGGACCCAGGCCTGCTCAGGCGCAGCTCCCGCCTCTTGTTCCGGTCTTTACGGCGTGCTCGGGACGAGGGCCCGGCTGCTGACCAGACCCAGGCTACCACTGGGCCAGGGGTGGCCCATGGCCGGGAGGCGTCCTCAAGGGCCATGGACGGTGTCAGCCCGCAGTCATCCACTGGGGCGGGGCCTGCGGAACTAGAAG ACAAATCTGTGGCTGACCTCATCACGGAGCGGAAACTGCTGGCGGCCTTCGAGCAGCTGCGGCACCTCGAGACTCGGCTAGTGGCCGAGAAAGCCTCGCGCACCTTCGAGCAGGACCCCACGGGCTTTGCGCGGCGCGCCATGGACCTGTGCCTGCACTACGACGGGCTGGCTGCGGAGATCGGCGCCATCGTGCTCGAGACCCTGGGCCCGGACGGCGTGGACGCGGCCGTGCTCGCGGAGCTGGCCCACGTGGTGCGCGCGGAAGAGGAGGCCCACCCAGAGCCCCCTGCAGACGGCGACTTTCTGTGCACGCCGCGCCACTGGCGCCAGCACTGGGAGGACGCAGTGCGCCGGAGTGCGCGTGAGCGCGTGCAGCAGGTGAGCACGGGGGAGGCCCCGGGGACAGCCGAGGGTGCCTCCGGCTTGGCCCAGCTTCTGGCCGAGCTCGGCCGCTTGGTTCGCCACGACCTGCAGAAGGTGCAGCTGGAGGTGCACCCGGCTTACGCGGCCGCCGGCTATCCCGCGTGGGAGGCCTACCTGCGCGCCTTCCACGGCGCAGTGGCCCAGCGCCTCCAGGAGCTGGCACACGACGCCCATGGCTGCGAGCAGCTCTACGTCCTGCTGGACTGGGCCTCCAATGTCTACAGCAG TCCTGATTTCCTGGGCTcccaggacctggctctgccctcGGAGCCGCTGCCCCCACTCCTGGCACCCGATGTGTGGGCCCGACTCGAGAGCGACTACACCAGCTTCCTGGAG ACCAAGATCGCGAGCTGCTTCGATGGCATCCTGCAGGTAGAACAGAGTCGCTGGGTGGCTGCCGAGGCCCCCGACGTGCTGCAGGGCCACTACCATACGCCGCTGTCCATCGACGTACACATG CTCGTGGCAGAGCACGTGAAGGCAGCCGGCGCCATCTCCGCGGAGCTGGAGGCCACCACCTTGCAGATCTGCACGCGGGCCCTTGGCCTCTTCCTGCCCAG GTTTGAAAAGGCTTTCCTGGAGTCGGGGGCGGTGAGCGAGCCTAACCTGTGCGCCAACATCAATGCCTGCGAGGAGTTCAG AACTCATCTTCTGGCCAGGTTCCCAGGAAGCCTTGAAGAGCTGGAGAAGCCCCTGGTGGCTGCCACCTGCGCCTTTCAGAAGCGGCTGCTCCAGGACTTGCAGGGTGATGTGCAG ccgcTCTTCAAGGTCCTGTGCACCAAGGCCTGGCTGACACAGGACGTGCTGCAGCCCCTCCTGGACAAGGTGGTGGCATTCGCCGGCCACCTCGAGCGTGTGGTCCCGCCCCGGGCGCAG GAGACTCTGCAGGAGGTACACCGGTACGTCGTCCGCGAGTACCTGGCGCAGGCGCTGAGGCCCCACGAGCGGTTCCGGGGTGTGGAGCGCGTGAGTGGCTCCCAGAAGATGGGCCTGGACGCCCAGGCCATTGGCAGCACCTTCCAGGGCCTGGTAGGAGCGTTGTCTGGCTGCCCGACGTGCCGGCCTCCTCGGGGGGGCCTCCAGCGTGGGGACCCTCCACTAGCACCCCCCATTCTCATTTCCGCTCGCCCCTGTAAGAGCCCCTGCGGGGCAGGCTTTGTCGGAAGTGATTCTGCGCACTCTCCCCCAGCCGAGCGGGGCTGGTGGGGACGACACTTTGCATACGTTTGCATTCATTTGCATGTAGTTTGTGGGGTGTGTGGGAAAGGGATGAGGGTCGCAGCCCCGTCTGATGGGTGGGAACTATGGAAGACCTCTCCTGAGCCCCTGACCCTGAGCAGTTCGAGAGTCTGCTCCCTACACATACACCTCTTATCTGGGCTGCTGGTCCCCCACCCGCTGTACGACTCCAGGCAGGACTTGCCCGCGGGGCCTCGGTTTACCCATCTGAGCAGATTCTGGAAGACACCTCCGTGCTCTGTCGTGGGGGAGGGAAGATGA